The sequence ACGGAAATTTGAAGTAATTTGGCAACAAAATTCACTAATAGTATTTCGTTATTGGCTACTTCTGGAGAAACTTGAAATTGTAATTCACGAGGCATTTTTATTTTTATTTAAAGAATTTAAGAAATCTATTCTACATTTCTTAAATCCATATTTTTGCAAAAGTAATCAAATCAATTTAGTTTTTTGCTTCAAAAGCTTTCAAAGCAAAAGAAGCCAACCAATGTTCCCCTTCATAATTTCCATCAACCACAGAAGGTAGAGAAAATTGCAAATGAATATCTGCTATTTTTTTCAAATGAGAAAATGTTCTTGGGTACTTATTATAGAGTGCATAAAGATTCCAAGCTCTACTAAAATTCAGCCCATCTAAATGTACTAAATGACCATCTGTTCTATCAGAAACCTTAGCTGTTTCCCATTCAAATTTATTCTTAAATAAATTAGGTGCAAATTTTCGCATCCAAGTCAAAAATTCTTTTTCAGACAAAACTCGCTGCATTAATCCAATTTCTTCCATACATGGAGATAAAAAATCGGTTCCGCTTGGTTCCCAAGAAAATGGACAATTTTCATCTGAAGCATACATTCTCAATGCGTTTTCTTTAATAACATCCTGAAAAGCAACATTATTAGTATGCATAGCATAATCCCAAGCATAAGTTAACCCAAACGCTGTGTTAGAATGTGTACCCACTCTAATTGGATATCGCAATTTTGGTAAAAACTCAGAATATCTTTCAATTAACAATTCCGTTAATGGTTTTAAATTCTCTGCTAATGGTTTAGCAAATTTAAGCTTACTTTTTTCTAATTCTAATTGTAGCTTCAACAACCAATTCCATCCGTAAGTACGTTCATACGATTTTTCATGGTTTTTATTAAAATAAGCAATCTCAAAATCAATATTTTCCTTTGATAAATTCACCTGTAACTTACTTATTATTTCATCCTTATTCTTTAAGTCATCAAAATTATTTAACAAATAAACCAAACTCCAATGTCCATGAACAGAAGAATGCCAATCAAAACATCCATAAAATGCAGGATGCAATTCTTTAGGTGATTTCAATTCTGACTCATCCAACAATAATTGATTCAATTTATTAGGATATTCTTGTTGCAAACATTTAATAGGCAATGTTGCTAAATGATTGGCTTGATCTATTGTTAATTCTTGAGAAAATAATTGTCCGACCATAAAAACAAAGAAGATTGAATATTTCATTTGATAAAGTTTTCTCAAATTTAATAAAAACCTACCTTTGAACCTTCATTTAAAAGAGAATTCATTAAATTAATACAAATGCGAAAAATAAAACTAATTTGGGATTTTAGAGGTCAGGCTGCGGCAAAAACCGCTGAACACCACGAAATTCACCTTAAAGAATACATCGAAATTGAAAAACTAAAACTCAATATTACTGGTTTTGAAATCTTGAATGAAATGTATGCTATTGCTTTTATGGTTGTTGAAGAAAAAGACATGATTATTGTTCGTGACGTTTTAAAACCTCATCGTGGTGAAGTGCACGATTCTTAATCGAAAATTCCCTTTAAAAACATTTTCGTAGTTATTCCTTCATGCTTTTTAAACAGTTTTACAAAATAATTTGGACTAGAAAAACCCAGTTCATCTGCAATTTGATTTATTGTTAAATTACGCTCAACCATTAAACGTTTGCTTTCTAGAATTAAACGTTGCGTAATTAATTCTGTAACTGTTTTATTCATAACCACTTTTGTAATACGATTGAGATGTTTTAATGTAATCGCCATTTTCTCTGCGTAAAAAGAAGGTGATTTTTCTATCTTAAAATAGGTTTCCAGCAACACATCAAACTGTTTTAGCTTATAATTATAAATTGGTTTTTCTTGATTGTTTTCGGAAGAATAGATTCTAGAAATTTCAATATGAATTACATCTAGCAAGTTCAATAATTTGTCCTTTTTATAATTAAAACTATTTTTACTTTCATTAATCATTAAATTAAAATAAGGGCAGATTAACTCGATTTCTTCTAAACGGAGTAGAATTTCTGGGCTATTAGTAAAAGATTGAAAAAAGGAATACTCTTCTATTTTTTTACTCTTAAAATGGAGATTAAATATTTCTTTCGAGTAAAAAACAATATAACCTTCTATATCTTCTGATAACGTCCAAGAGTGAATTTGTCCAGGTTGCATTAAAAACAAACTTCCTTTTTGTATTTCAAAAGTATCAAAATCGATTGTATGCACTCCAGTTCCATGTGTAAAAAGAACTAACAAATAGAAATTATGCCGATGTAGTTTCTCTATAAAATGATGTTTTTTCAAATGCTCTTTAAACGAACTTACGTACAGATTATTATAGAATATATTCTCATCAAAATTCTCTATTTCATAAACTGGATATTGTTTCATAATAGCAAATGTCTTTTATGTACACTATTTAGCGAATATACAAAACTTAACAAAACGAATAATACTTTACTTTTGCTAAAATTTTTACGCAATGATAGATACTCTAAAAAACCTTTTTAGCAACAAATGCCCAAATTGTTCAAAAGGTAAAGTTTTCAAGAATGGATTAATCAATTTTGGGTTAGGTTTTCCAAAAATGCATAAAAATTGTCCAAACTGTGATTTTAAATTTGAAAAAGAACCAGGCTTCTTTTTTGGAGCTATGTTTATCAACTATGCATTAGGTGCTGCGGAAGCACTAATTACTTACCTTATTGCATTTTCATTTTTTGAAAAAACTTTTGACTTAAGAATCTTTCCTATTATCGGAGTCGTCATTATAGGTTTATCCATTTTTAATATAAAACTTTCACGATTGATTTGGATTTATATGTTCAAAAACTATTCGAAATAACACAAAAAAACTCTCAATTTATAAAATTGAGAGCTTTTTTTCTTTTCAGTTTTCTATTAGTTAGCCACTTCAGAAATAAATTTAATTCGCATTAAACGCAATTCTTCTGTATCATAATCACCATCGAACTCTGAAAGTGCATTTTTAATATTATCCGATTCCGATTCCATAAAATAATCATGAATTTCTTGTTGCTGATCTTCATCAAGAATATCGTCTACCCAATAGTTAATATTCAATTTCGTTCCAGAATAAACAATTTGTTCCATTTCTTTCAACAAACCATCCATATCTAAACCTTTTGACTTAGCAATATCGTCTAAGGCAAGTTTTCTATCTACATTTTGAATAATATATAATTTTAATCCTGAATTTGCACCTGTCGATTTAACAACTAAATCATCTGGGCGCATAATATCATTATCATCTACATATCTTTCAATTAATGAAACAAAATCTTTTCCGTATTTTTTTGCTTTACCTTCTCCAACTCCGTGAATATTACCTAACTCTTCAACAGTGATTGGATATTTTAAAGCCATGTCTTCTAATGATGGATCTTGAAAAACTACAAAAGGAGGCACACCTAATTTCTTAGCCACTTTTTTCCTTAAATCTTTCAACATCGACATTAAAGCTTCATCTGTAGTTGCAGTAGCTTTTGCAGCAGCTACAATATTTTCATCTTCAGCTTCACTATATTCATGATCTTCAGACATCATAAAACTTTCAGGATTGTCAATAAAATCATGACCTTTATCTGTAAGCTTAACAATACCATAAGTTTCAATATCTTTTCTAATATATCCAGCTACTAAAACTTGTCTTAATAATGCCATCCAAAAACGCTCATCAAATGAACTACCCTTACTAAACAAAGGCTGTGCATCAATTTTATGAGCTTTAATAACAGCGTTAACTTTTCCTACAAGCGCTAGAATTATTTCTTTCGTCTTGAATTGTTCTCTCGTTTCCTTAACAACTTTCAATAATAATTCCACCTGATTTTTAGCTTCAACTTTTTTCTTTGGGTTTCGAACATTATCATCCATATCTGCTCCATCACCAGTTTCAGAATCAAATTCTTCACCAAAATAGTGTAACAAATACTTTCTTCTTGACATAGAGGTTTCTGCATAGGCAACAACTTCTTGTAGCAACGCATATCCAATTTCTTGTTCAGCAATTGGCTTTCCTGCCATGAATTTTTCTAACTTCTCAATGTCCTTATAAGAGTAATACGCCAAACAATGTCCTTCTCCTCCATCTCTTCCAGCTCTTCCAGTTTCTTGATAATAACTTTCTAAAGACTTTGGAAT is a genomic window of Flavobacterium jumunjinense containing:
- a CDS encoding DUF2891 domain-containing protein; translation: MKYSIFFVFMVGQLFSQELTIDQANHLATLPIKCLQQEYPNKLNQLLLDESELKSPKELHPAFYGCFDWHSSVHGHWSLVYLLNNFDDLKNKDEIISKLQVNLSKENIDFEIAYFNKNHEKSYERTYGWNWLLKLQLELEKSKLKFAKPLAENLKPLTELLIERYSEFLPKLRYPIRVGTHSNTAFGLTYAWDYAMHTNNVAFQDVIKENALRMYASDENCPFSWEPSGTDFLSPCMEEIGLMQRVLSEKEFLTWMRKFAPNLFKNKFEWETAKVSDRTDGHLVHLDGLNFSRAWNLYALYNKYPRTFSHLKKIADIHLQFSLPSVVDGNYEGEHWLASFALKAFEAKN
- a CDS encoding AraC family transcriptional regulator — encoded protein: MKQYPVYEIENFDENIFYNNLYVSSFKEHLKKHHFIEKLHRHNFYLLVLFTHGTGVHTIDFDTFEIQKGSLFLMQPGQIHSWTLSEDIEGYIVFYSKEIFNLHFKSKKIEEYSFFQSFTNSPEILLRLEEIELICPYFNLMINESKNSFNYKKDKLLNLLDVIHIEISRIYSSENNQEKPIYNYKLKQFDVLLETYFKIEKSPSFYAEKMAITLKHLNRITKVVMNKTVTELITQRLILESKRLMVERNLTINQIADELGFSSPNYFVKLFKKHEGITTKMFLKGIFD
- a CDS encoding DUF983 domain-containing protein, with the protein product MIDTLKNLFSNKCPNCSKGKVFKNGLINFGLGFPKMHKNCPNCDFKFEKEPGFFFGAMFINYALGAAEALITYLIAFSFFEKTFDLRIFPIIGVVIIGLSIFNIKLSRLIWIYMFKNYSK
- the recQ gene encoding DNA helicase RecQ: MKPNEIDLHKELKKYFGFNQFKGLQEQVVNSIIYGNNSFVIMPTGGGKSLCYQLPALVQEGTAIVVSPLIALMKNQVDAIRGLSSEAGIAHVLNSSLTKTEINQVKSDITSGLTKLLYVAPESLTKEEYIQFLKGVKLSFVAIDEAHCISEWGHDFRPEYRNLRNIIKQLGDIPIIGLTATATPKVQEDILKNLDMPNANTFKASFNRANLYYEVKPKTKNIESDIIRFIKQHKGKSGVIYCLSRKKVEEIAHLLQVNGISAVPYHAGLDAKTRARHQDMFLMEDVDVVVATIAFGMGIDKPDVRFVIHHDIPKSLESYYQETGRAGRDGGEGHCLAYYSYKDIEKLEKFMAGKPIAEQEIGYALLQEVVAYAETSMSRRKYLLHYFGEEFDSETGDGADMDDNVRNPKKKVEAKNQVELLLKVVKETREQFKTKEIILALVGKVNAVIKAHKIDAQPLFSKGSSFDERFWMALLRQVLVAGYIRKDIETYGIVKLTDKGHDFIDNPESFMMSEDHEYSEAEDENIVAAAKATATTDEALMSMLKDLRKKVAKKLGVPPFVVFQDPSLEDMALKYPITVEELGNIHGVGEGKAKKYGKDFVSLIERYVDDNDIMRPDDLVVKSTGANSGLKLYIIQNVDRKLALDDIAKSKGLDMDGLLKEMEQIVYSGTKLNINYWVDDILDEDQQQEIHDYFMESESDNIKNALSEFDGDYDTEELRLMRIKFISEVAN